The following are encoded together in the Blautia obeum ATCC 29174 genome:
- the scfA gene encoding six-cysteine ranthipeptide SCIFF, producing MEHIKTLNTKNLQNTVKKGGCGECQTSCQSACKTSCTVGNQSCENK from the coding sequence ATGGAACATATCAAAACATTAAATACAAAGAACCTGCAGAACACAGTGAAAAAAGGTGGATGCGGTGAATGTCAGACATCTTGCCAGTCAGCATGCAAAACTTCCTGTACTGTAGGAAATCAGAGCTGCGAGAACAAATAA
- the scfB gene encoding thioether cross-link-forming SCIFF peptide maturase has product MSLIHRYQSNGYNIVLDINSGCIHLVDLVTYEVLPFMEEGLSEQEIVDKLKDQYPEADIRTSVSECEKLKEQGMLFTRDIYENIIDEFTENRQTVVKALCLHIAHDCNLACRYCFAEEGEYHGRRALMSFEVGKKALDFLIANSGSRKNLEVDFFGGEPLMNWQVVKDLVAYGREQEKLHNKKFRFTLTTNGVLLNDEVMEFCNKEMGNVVLSVDGRKEVHDYMRPFRKGAGSYDLIIPKFQKFAESRNQDKYYVRGTFTHHNLDFSKDVLHLADLGFKQISVEPVVAADTEEYAIREEDIPQIMEEYDALAKEMIAREKAGKGFNFFHFMIDLTGGPCVYKRLSGCGSGTEYLAVTPWGDFYPCHQFVGEEQFLMGNVDEGITHPEIRDKFGKCNVYTKEACKDCFARFYCSGGCAANAYHFQKDINGNYGIGCELQRKRVECAIMIKAALAE; this is encoded by the coding sequence ATGAGTCTGATTCATAGATATCAGAGCAATGGCTATAACATTGTTCTGGATATTAACAGTGGATGTATTCATCTGGTAGACCTTGTAACATACGAAGTTCTTCCTTTTATGGAAGAGGGACTTTCAGAGCAGGAGATTGTTGACAAATTAAAAGATCAGTATCCTGAGGCTGATATCCGTACTTCTGTTTCCGAGTGTGAGAAACTGAAAGAACAGGGTATGCTGTTTACCAGAGATATATACGAAAACATTATTGATGAATTTACAGAGAATCGGCAGACAGTAGTAAAGGCACTGTGCCTGCACATTGCCCATGATTGTAATCTGGCCTGTCGATACTGTTTTGCCGAAGAAGGAGAGTATCACGGAAGAAGAGCACTGATGTCCTTTGAAGTAGGAAAGAAAGCTCTTGATTTCCTGATCGCCAATTCCGGATCCAGAAAGAACTTGGAAGTGGATTTCTTCGGGGGAGAGCCTCTGATGAACTGGCAGGTTGTCAAAGACCTGGTAGCATACGGAAGAGAGCAGGAGAAACTCCATAATAAAAAATTCCGTTTTACACTGACAACGAACGGTGTTCTTCTCAATGATGAAGTTATGGAGTTCTGTAATAAAGAAATGGGAAATGTTGTTCTCAGTGTGGACGGACGTAAAGAAGTTCATGATTATATGAGACCTTTCCGCAAAGGAGCTGGAAGTTATGATCTGATCATTCCGAAATTCCAGAAATTTGCGGAATCCAGAAATCAGGACAAGTATTATGTGCGTGGTACATTTACACATCATAATCTCGATTTTTCAAAAGATGTTCTGCACCTTGCAGATCTTGGTTTTAAACAGATCTCTGTTGAACCGGTAGTTGCAGCTGATACAGAGGAATATGCAATCAGAGAAGAGGATATTCCTCAGATCATGGAAGAATACGATGCACTGGCAAAAGAAATGATCGCCAGAGAAAAAGCCGGAAAAGGTTTCAACTTCTTCCACTTTATGATTGACCTGACCGGTGGACCTTGTGTCTACAAACGTCTCTCAGGATGTGGTTCAGGAACCGAGTATCTTGCAGTAACTCCTTGGGGTGATTTTTATCCGTGTCATCAGTTTGTTGGTGAAGAGCAGTTCCTTATGGGAAATGTGGATGAGGGAATCACACATCCGGAGATCCGTGATAAGTTTGGTAAATGTAATGTTTACACAAAAGAAGCTTGTAAAGACTGCTTCGCAAGATTTTACTGCAGTGGTGGCTGTGCTGCCAATGCTTATCATTTTCAGAAAGATATAAATGGCAATTATGGTATCGGATGCGAACTTCAGCGTAAGAGAGTGGAGTGCGCAATCATGATAAAGGCCGCATTAGCGGAATAA
- a CDS encoding protein translocase subunit SecDF: MKKSKGIVVLLLTAIITVFLCYTAGIGLGPTGTGSAKNIKTGLDLSGGVSITYQAKDSNPSAEDMSDTVYKLQKRVEQYSTEAQVYKEGSDRIAVEIPGVTDADAILNDLGKPGSLCFITMTDDDGNANFSSTGSGYVLARSLDEIRESGSVVLEGTDVKDAQGGAFQSDKNSSREYAVSLTLTDEGKTKFADATEANVGKQIAIVYDNQILSAPKVNEAITGGQAQITGMSSVEEAQNLASYIRIGSLSIELEELRSSVVAAQLGEEAISTSVMAGLIGLVIVIIFMIIMYRLPGVVAGVALILYTAIVLITLNAFDITLTLPGIAGIILGIGMAVDANVIIYARIQEEIAAGNSVRASIKSGFSKAFSAIFDGNITTLIASLVLMWLGSGTVKGFAYTLALGIVVSMFTALVVSRFVMNALYAVGFHDEKFYGRAKQRKVFNVVGKRKVFFIISIILILSGPVAMAIHHNVDGTALNYALDFSGGTATTVTFNEDMDIKQIDSEVTPVVEEVTGDKNVQPTKVVGTNQVVIKTRTLSQEEREKLDNALVEKFNVDDSLITTESISSTVSSEMRRDAVVAVIVATLCMLAYIWFRFKDIRFASSAVLALLHDVLVVFAFYGISRISVGNTFIACMLTIVGYSINATIVIFDRIRENTKGSRSNLEEIVNESITQTLTRSMYTSFTTFVMVAVLYIMGVSSIREFAAPLMVGVICGAYSSVCITGALWLVMKRYYKKPVAQAVAAKNTAAPAKQNNNSQDTKSGKKNSDQPKKKNRKRVAERLAAQEAAAKENASNDENKDA; this comes from the coding sequence ATGAAGAAAAGCAAAGGAATTGTTGTGCTGCTTCTGACCGCCATTATCACAGTCTTTCTGTGTTACACGGCCGGGATTGGCCTCGGACCAACAGGTACCGGTTCTGCAAAAAACATTAAGACCGGCCTGGACCTGTCTGGTGGTGTAAGTATCACCTATCAGGCAAAAGACAGCAACCCAAGTGCAGAAGACATGTCAGATACTGTTTATAAACTCCAGAAGCGTGTTGAACAGTACAGTACAGAAGCACAGGTGTACAAAGAAGGAAGCGACCGTATCGCTGTAGAGATTCCTGGTGTTACAGATGCAGATGCGATTCTGAATGACCTTGGAAAACCGGGTTCTCTGTGTTTTATCACAATGACAGATGATGACGGTAATGCAAACTTCTCCAGTACAGGAAGCGGTTATGTACTGGCAAGAAGTCTGGACGAGATTCGTGAATCCGGATCCGTCGTTCTGGAAGGTACAGATGTAAAAGATGCCCAGGGTGGTGCATTCCAGTCTGACAAAAACAGCTCCAGAGAGTATGCAGTCAGCCTGACACTTACAGATGAAGGTAAGACAAAATTTGCAGATGCTACAGAAGCAAACGTAGGAAAACAGATTGCGATCGTTTATGACAATCAGATCTTAAGCGCACCGAAGGTAAACGAAGCAATCACAGGTGGACAGGCACAGATTACTGGTATGTCCAGTGTGGAAGAAGCACAGAATCTTGCTTCCTATATCCGTATCGGTTCTCTGAGCATCGAACTGGAAGAACTTCGTTCCAGCGTAGTTGCTGCACAGCTTGGTGAAGAAGCAATCTCCACCAGTGTTATGGCTGGTCTGATCGGTCTTGTTATTGTAATCATCTTCATGATTATTATGTATCGTCTGCCGGGTGTTGTTGCCGGTGTGGCACTGATCCTGTATACAGCGATCGTACTCATTACATTGAATGCATTTGACATCACACTGACTCTTCCGGGTATCGCAGGTATCATTCTTGGTATTGGTATGGCGGTTGATGCGAACGTTATCATTTACGCACGTATTCAGGAAGAAATCGCAGCCGGAAACTCTGTAAGAGCTTCTATTAAATCCGGTTTCTCAAAAGCGTTCAGCGCAATCTTCGATGGAAACATCACAACCCTGATCGCATCTCTCGTGCTGATGTGGCTTGGTTCCGGTACTGTTAAGGGCTTTGCTTATACACTGGCTCTTGGTATCGTAGTTTCCATGTTTACAGCTCTGGTTGTATCACGTTTTGTTATGAATGCTCTTTATGCAGTAGGATTCCATGATGAGAAATTCTACGGTCGTGCAAAACAGCGTAAAGTATTCAATGTTGTTGGAAAACGAAAAGTATTTTTCATTATTTCCATCATTCTGATCTTAAGTGGTCCGGTTGCAATGGCAATCCATCACAACGTAGATGGAACAGCTCTGAACTATGCACTTGACTTCTCAGGTGGTACTGCAACAACTGTAACATTCAACGAAGACATGGATATCAAGCAGATTGACTCTGAAGTAACTCCTGTCGTTGAAGAAGTTACAGGTGATAAGAATGTACAGCCGACTAAAGTTGTAGGAACGAATCAGGTAGTTATCAAGACGCGTACGCTTTCTCAGGAAGAACGTGAGAAACTGGATAATGCACTTGTTGAGAAATTTAATGTAGATGATTCTCTGATCACAACAGAAAGTATTTCTTCTACAGTAAGTTCCGAGATGAGAAGAGATGCAGTTGTTGCCGTGATTGTGGCTACACTCTGCATGCTTGCTTACATCTGGTTCCGTTTCAAAGATATCCGTTTCGCAAGCAGTGCAGTACTTGCCCTGCTGCATGACGTACTGGTTGTATTTGCATTCTATGGAATTTCCAGAATTTCCGTAGGTAATACCTTCATTGCCTGCATGCTTACCATCGTAGGTTATTCTATCAACGCAACGATCGTTATCTTCGACCGTATTCGTGAGAATACGAAGGGAAGCAGATCAAACCTTGAAGAGATCGTTAATGAAAGTATCACACAGACACTTACAAGAAGTATGTACACTTCTTTCACAACTTTCGTAATGGTAGCTGTTCTGTACATCATGGGTGTATCTTCTATACGTGAGTTCGCAGCTCCTCTGATGGTAGGTGTTATCTGTGGAGCTTACTCTTCTGTATGCATCACAGGTGCTCTGTGGCTGGTAATGAAACGCTATTATAAGAAACCTGTTGCACAGGCTGTAGCAGCAAAGAATACTGCAGCTCCTGCAAAACAGAATAATAACAGCCAGGATACAAAATCCGGAAAGAAAAATTCAGATCAGCCGAAAAAGAAAAACCGCAAGAGAGTAGCAGAACGTCTGGCGGCACAGGAAGCAGCGGCAAAAGAAAATGCTTCAAATGATGAAAATAAGGATGCATAA